The DNA region atatgaaatgcaaaaatgcatgCTGAAATTTGAGAGAACAGATTAAGATACAATTATGTTGCCAAATGTGGTGGAAATAAAGCtgtacacatttttatttcaaccaGTGATTTTGTCATGATTTATGGttcatataaaataataaatggcaGATATCCAAACGCAGCGTCATGGTGTGTTACAGATGTAGTGCACAGTCAAAGTTAACAGGCAGCGGATATCTAGGGGACAGAGTGTCTGTAGATGGAGCAGCTACAATATGGTCAACTTAGTTTAGTATCACATCAGGTGTCAGGTCAGGACAGTCACATAAACTGTGAGAGAGAACTTTCATACTTacagtaattttatttaaacacaACCAACGTCAGACCAGCTGCACAGTGAAATACTATTTAACCGGTCATTACTTCTGCAGTTTCAAACTTAATCACAGCTTGTGGCGACTTCTACAAGTTTTGTGTTGTTAACATAAATAAAGCAAGAGTCAAAGTGCAAATATTCCAACAATCCTCTGTCATCATCACATATATGCAGTTTAGTGACTTGAATGTCAATCCAGCGCATAGAAAGCAATCTTAACGTACACCTAATTTCTAGACTACATAGTCACCCATATACTGTACACTACTGATAAATAAGAGTGAGTGTGAGATTCCAATCACAAGTTCCCCATCAGCTGACATGCTACTCTCACATCTAAGAGGAACTGAAAACGAGCAAGCAGATGACACATCTTTTGCATCTCTGTTCAAAATTTGAGAAAGAgattcacaaaaataaatacaaagggGAACATAATTCAGAAGATAGAGACTTGCACAACATAAACGTGGCTAATAAATAGGCTCTGTATCTGAACAGTGTAAATTACCTAAGTTTATACAGTAATGAGCTGGATGACACCTTTTTAAggttctttttcattttacagaatGTCCTTTTCAtcacttgttttaaaaaaaaaacacaatctaagaataaaataatgatgtttACTGTTCTGTTTATGATATTGTGTCATATTTCCATATAATACCACACAGCCTCATCTAAAAATATGGATGTACACAATTATGGCCCTCATTTCCATTTGGTAAGACCTTATTGTTACAGGAACTCACAAAAGAGGAAGTGATGAGACTCGTGCAACTCTGATGTCCAACAAAGCTCCAGCGCTGTGCAGGGTGCGCGCTACCACCGGCTGACCTGTGTGTTAGTACTGGATAACGCTGTACCCTGCGTCCTGCACTGTTGAGTAGATTGTATCATCTGCAATCAAAGTAGACATCAAAACAATGTGGTGTGTAAATCAGAAAAGGAGAGGCGTGAAGCATCCTTTTAGTTGATAATTAAGCCACAAGCCCAAATAACGCCACTGAAAGGACCTTTGGTTGCCAGACTGCCAGAAAATGTCAGTTTCAATATCAATTTAGCAACCCCTCTGGCTAAATGACCTTTGCATGAATCATGTCCCTTTACCTGTTTTACTCAAGAACATGGTTTCAACATGAGTTTGTGAGCAAGTATAAAAGTGCAGGCCACACCTGGCCGCATTCTGCTTAACCCCCCCATCGCCTTAGCAAGCAAACATCACCTGCACCATCACCTAACAAGATACTAGTCACCAAACCTCTTCAGCTGcctcatttaaaaagaaaaaaagaacacatcaTACACTgtactgaagtaaaaaaaaaaaacataccccTACTGTTGTTTGATGGACCTGGTAATGGCCCCCTCCTGCAAAACAAGGTACACAATAAGGACAGTATAGTCAGTTAGTGTTCTAAAAATGTAATGAAGAATTGGCTGAAACAGTAAACGAAGGggagataaacagacagatggcTGCCTCTCCTGGAGTCCTTCTCTCCTTTACCTGATTGGTGGAGGCATCCGAGAGGGTGGAGCTCCGGTCGGAGACCTCTGGCCACTGTAGAAGTTCTCATACACAACTGGAGCTGTTAGAGAGGAAGACGGATACTAAAATCTATATCACGGTATTTTTCACTTCTTGGCCGGTGACAGTATTATATGACTGTATTACTTTTTGGGAGGAGTAGCCTCTCTTGTCCTTTTATGTAAATAAAGTCTGTCTGTGTACAGACCAGCACTGGTTCTTTGTTAATGACACAGGATTGTATCTGAGTATTCCTGAATTCATACCTGGTGGTTTGTCACCGGTCCGTCTGAGGTTTATAAAGTGTTCAAGATCTTCCTGGACATCACTCTGTTCCAGTGacttcctcacctcctcatacatctatgtgcacacacaaatacacagggACGATTAAAACAAGTTCAGAGTATAAATAGGCCACATTTTTATATGCCTGGAGTCCAACGAAGGTTATAAAAGTCAGATTCTTAAAATTACATGGCTTTTTTGTGAAGTTTCTTGGTTTTCTTCAAACCTGCATCAATTGATTTTGTGGCCACTTGGGgacagcagaacaagctgtaaacacaactgacatattatcaccttattATCACCTTGATATAGCGGATGCTTCGCCAAGCATTTGTCTGTTTATACATCCAGAGGTGGACCTTACCTCATCACTGGTCACACACTGCTGGGATAGCTGGTTGAGGTGAGTCCACACTGTGTTTCTCAGAAAGTTAATACGCTCCATTGCCTGTTTTTCAAACATCTGTGAAGGAAAACATTAGAGAAACATTCAGGTCATTCACATAATGTGTGTTAAAATTTAAACTCAAACTTTAGGAGTCTGAAGTTGAGCAGTCTTACCTCACATGCCTTTATGTGCTCCTTCAGCCAGTCATCTCTAACCTTTGCCAGCGTGACCACATTCTGATGGTACAAcctgtctgtcagtcaaacacatACACCAGCATAAACAGTATAACTATCAGTACcaaaacacactgtacaaaCAGCTACAGTCTCTCATGTGGTGGGGCACAGTATTAGCACTTGAGAGGAAAAGtagagaaaaagtcagaggatcagcAAAATTACTAGGATTCATCATCTGCGCATCATGgatgtttgtaccaaatttcatggaaatGCATCAAATAGTTGTTGTGAAATGTCTAGATACTGGTGTCTcatactggtgtgtgtgtgtgtgtgtgtgtgtgggtgtgtgtgtgtgagagagactaGGTGAATgacagacaaaatgtaaagcagagaagagaaaagctCCTCATGAATCCAGTCCAGTGCATCCATCCCTAAAGCCACGCTAATGCACCCAACATATTGCATGACGTCTGTAGcagtttagtgttttttttacaaacgtACCTGCTTCCTCTGCGTTCTGTTTTGCTTGCTGTGCCTTTGAGTAGAGCTGGAAGATGGTGAACAACAGTGGGTGAACACAGTTGGTCTAAGTCTTACACATAATAAGTAACAAATAGAGACATTACTGCTCGTAGGCTTATATGGACATTGTAACTCTGGTGCCTCTCAGACATAAATGAGCTGATATACAGGGTAGATGGAGGAAGTCTGTGGCACAGagatataaataatacattaattGTTCAAACGCGAACTTTTTAAACGAACATCTGGACATCTGGATCAGAGTCAAGCATAACTCTGCTACTGTATATAGGCATagtctgttttttaatttgtatttgtactaataatcaaataaacatattttcacaATCCTGGCTTACATGGGACAATAGATACTATATGGCTTATTAAAATCTACTCTGCTCAGAAGCATTTTAGTTAGTATCACAACATTGCATGGCCAAACAGCACTATGGTGCTACcatgttttggaaaaaaaactggtGATGTGCATGCATTATGTGGAAATGCTGCTTCGTTCTTTTATTGGGCCAATAATATGAGATTTTCATCCACTTTAGTACTGCAGTTAATATTTTTGATCATTATTGAATAAtcttatttattgattttttactttaattaatatttcatcTTATAAATGTCAGACAATAGGGGGAAAATGCTCTTTGCAAGTTGCAAGCTGGAACTTgttaatatttgaaatgttcCTATGATAGCTGACTTCAATGATTAACTGAACATCAACATGATAATGATTAATAGCACTGACCATCTTCATGTTTGCAGATTGACATACTATGGTACTATTTCACTTTCTTATTTTGACCaaaatgagctaaaaaaaacaaacaacaaaagatggagaaaataaaggtTCCAAGGTTCTGATTCATCCTCTGTCATGACACATgaatgctggagaatgaatgtgGATCCAGTTTTTTCACTGTACCTTCTCCATGTGCttggtgttgttggtgttggtgtttcGGTTCACGTTCTGATCAACTTCTTCTTTATCTCGGCACTTCTGCTCGTATGTCTTCTTTGTCTGGGGAAAGAACCACGGTCAACATTTAAGCTAACTAAAGTGTTTATCACACCAcaaacgtttaaaaaaaaagctcgAAGTAACTAACATCACCAATAGAACTGGACTAGGTGCATCAGAAGATTCACGGTGTTCTCTACCACCGTGGGCTTCTTCAATCTACTGACGGTACTACTCCAGTTCTCTTGGTGCCATTGACAAAATGTCATCCTCATTTGCATGACAAGCACTTCTTCTGGC from Pempheris klunzingeri isolate RE-2024b chromosome 19, fPemKlu1.hap1, whole genome shotgun sequence includes:
- the pstpip2 gene encoding proline-serine-threonine phosphatase-interacting protein 2, translating into MKNIHCKDFFWNTDLTCTSGYDAIIQYLNDGKRTCKEVEEFMKARASIEERYAKDLLGLSKKVCGHNEMNTLKRSLDVFKLQTEHVSLSHLQLAQSMREEAKKLEEFREKQKEMRKKTEQQMDALHKQKSSQFKKTMDTKKTYEQKCRDKEEVDQNVNRNTNTNNTKHMEKLYSKAQQAKQNAEEADRLYHQNVVTLAKVRDDWLKEHIKACEMFEKQAMERINFLRNTVWTHLNQLSQQCVTSDEMYEEVRKSLEQSDVQEDLEHFINLRRTGDKPPAPVVYENFYSGQRSPTGAPPSRMPPPIRRGPLPGPSNNSRDDTIYSTVQDAGYSVIQY